One Endozoicomonas gorgoniicola DNA window includes the following coding sequences:
- a CDS encoding IS1634 family transposase, which produces MQPHQFHIQRIDHTGLVAGMCKELGIANLLDSLVPNQSETRKISFGETVVSMLLNGLGFTARTLHMFPEFHADKPLDKLIRPGIEPEHINESVLGRALDQIFELGVSEVYLSLAVKAVNVLKLPCNALNLDSTSFHVDGRYNSESEVDEEDLNCIKICRGYSRDHRPELNQAILLLMTENQAGIPVFMAASSGNINDNTNFKKVISKHLKCYKEALNNRYLIGDAALYTTDNVQILHQQKQQFITRVPAKIKSARELVDSVASCAMTPVEDAEGYESCEVLSDYADVSQRWVLIRSEQARKSEQKTLLKKLLKKSEKEAEALTSKLAKKPFKCETDALRAFNEWQSKSNYCQAEPVITTKPCYTKVGRPEKDSKPDSVEYYVSGHPWVSVDCRKVAEASLGCFVLATNDLDRSRLSSAEVLSTYKSQQSVERGFRFLKSPEFLVSSLFLKKPERIEALLMVMTLCLLVYAAIQHRIRHELKRQSRFFPDMKRKPYQNPTARWVFFCFQGINVLLVDGHEKHVVGLQERQLTIISILGRPYQEIYS; this is translated from the coding sequence ATGCAACCTCATCAATTTCACATTCAACGCATCGACCATACGGGGTTGGTGGCCGGTATGTGCAAAGAGCTCGGGATCGCTAACCTCTTGGATTCTCTGGTTCCCAACCAATCTGAAACCAGAAAGATTTCCTTCGGAGAAACCGTTGTCTCAATGCTGCTTAACGGACTGGGCTTCACTGCTCGCACACTCCACATGTTCCCTGAGTTTCACGCCGACAAACCACTGGATAAACTTATTCGGCCGGGTATAGAGCCGGAACATATCAACGAAAGTGTACTCGGCAGAGCCTTGGATCAAATTTTTGAACTGGGTGTAAGTGAGGTCTATTTATCACTGGCTGTCAAGGCCGTTAATGTCTTGAAACTGCCGTGTAATGCTCTGAATCTTGATTCAACCAGCTTTCATGTGGACGGTCGTTATAACAGTGAGTCTGAAGTCGATGAAGAAGATCTGAACTGCATTAAAATCTGTCGTGGATACAGCAGAGATCACCGACCTGAATTAAATCAGGCGATACTGCTCCTAATGACTGAAAATCAGGCGGGTATTCCCGTATTCATGGCCGCATCCAGTGGCAATATAAACGACAACACTAATTTTAAAAAAGTCATCAGCAAGCATTTGAAATGCTACAAAGAGGCGCTGAATAATCGTTACCTGATCGGCGATGCTGCACTTTATACAACAGACAATGTACAGATATTGCATCAGCAAAAGCAACAGTTCATCACCCGGGTTCCGGCTAAAATAAAATCCGCAAGAGAGCTTGTGGACAGTGTCGCTTCTTGTGCGATGACACCGGTTGAAGATGCCGAAGGTTATGAGAGCTGCGAAGTACTGTCCGACTATGCGGATGTATCTCAACGGTGGGTTCTGATTCGCAGTGAACAGGCTCGGAAAAGCGAACAGAAAACACTGCTCAAAAAACTGTTGAAAAAGTCAGAAAAAGAAGCGGAAGCACTGACCAGCAAGCTGGCGAAGAAACCGTTCAAGTGTGAAACGGACGCATTGCGTGCGTTCAATGAGTGGCAATCAAAAAGCAATTATTGTCAGGCAGAACCTGTAATTACGACAAAACCATGCTATACCAAAGTGGGACGTCCGGAGAAAGACAGCAAACCAGATAGCGTGGAGTATTATGTCAGCGGTCATCCTTGGGTATCCGTTGACTGTCGTAAAGTAGCAGAGGCTTCCCTGGGGTGCTTTGTGTTGGCAACAAATGATCTGGACAGGAGCCGGCTAAGTTCAGCAGAAGTGTTGAGCACTTATAAATCACAGCAGTCGGTGGAGCGTGGATTTCGGTTTCTTAAAAGCCCTGAATTTCTGGTCTCCTCGCTGTTTTTAAAGAAGCCGGAACGTATAGAAGCGTTGCTTATGGTGATGACGCTTTGCCTGTTAGTCTACGCAGCGATACAGCATCGAATCAGGCATGAATTAAAGCGTCAGAGTAGGTTCTTTCCGGATATGAAGCGAAAGCCCTATCAGAATCCGACTGCACGCTGGGTATTTTTTTGCTTTCAGGGAATTAATGTTTTATTGGTCGATGGTCATGAAAAACATGTCGTTGGCTTGCAGGAGAGGCAATTAACCATCATTTCAATTCTTGGTCGACCGTACCAAGAGATTTATTCCTGA
- a CDS encoding thioredoxin family protein: MTDVKKIGDRLAEDTRTLMAEGINVLAIMPNDYKAYPEDSPEKMKQFASQHGFDFPYLIDEDQSVGKQYDAVCTADFFGLNREGRLQYRGRLDNARMDDPSDRVPELLNAMRTIAATDKGPEDQQPGMGCSIKWREN, translated from the coding sequence ATGACGGATGTTAAGAAGATTGGAGATCGACTGGCTGAAGATACTCGCACATTGATGGCGGAAGGCATTAATGTCCTTGCCATTATGCCTAACGACTACAAAGCATACCCGGAAGATTCTCCGGAAAAGATGAAGCAGTTTGCCAGTCAGCATGGCTTTGACTTCCCTTATCTGATTGATGAAGACCAGTCCGTCGGCAAACAGTACGATGCCGTTTGTACGGCCGATTTTTTCGGTTTAAATCGGGAGGGCAGGCTTCAGTATCGCGGCAGACTGGATAATGCCCGAATGGACGATCCGTCTGACCGGGTTCCGGAGTTGCTCAATGCCATGCGAACCATCGCAGCCACCGACAAAGGCCCGGAGGATCAGCAGCCCGGCATGGGGTGTTCAATAAAATGGCGAGAGAATTGA